From one Spiroplasma endosymbiont of Lasioglossum villosulum genomic stretch:
- a CDS encoding DivIVA domain-containing protein, protein MNICKKDIIDKEFTVDYKGYDSKEVDLFLDLVATNYEILEEFVNKLKKQNAILENNNYKLLKEIDILKTQILVLKQEKQKLEEKGVENVDIITRLSKLESIVHEE, encoded by the coding sequence ATGAATATTTGTAAAAAGGATATTATAGATAAAGAATTTACTGTTGATTATAAAGGCTATGATTCTAAAGAAGTAGATTTATTTCTTGATTTAGTAGCTACTAATTATGAAATACTAGAAGAATTTGTAAATAAACTAAAAAAGCAAAATGCAATTTTAGAAAATAATAATTACAAGTTACTTAAAGAAATTGATATTTTAAAAACACAAATTTTAGTTTTAAAACAAGAAAAACAAAAATTAGAAGAAAAAGGTGTAGAAAATGTTGATATTATTACGAGATTAAGCAAATTAGAAAGTATTGTACATGAAGAATAA
- a CDS encoding CinA family protein, protein MTELLVLLDKFNFRISCCESITGGLFAQEITSIAGASKYFSGGFITYTNESKINIVKIKKTTIEKYGVISKQCAIEMALNTQKILKTNIAISFTGNAGPNALENKPVGLVYVGIVINNNVWCEVLNISGNRNEIRSTIVAKAVVIFKKNLLSF, encoded by the coding sequence ATGACTGAACTTTTAGTTTTATTAGATAAATTTAATTTTAGAATTAGTTGTTGTGAAAGTATTACTGGTGGACTTTTTGCTCAAGAGATTACTAGTATTGCTGGTGCTTCTAAATATTTTAGTGGTGGTTTTATAACGTATACTAATGAATCAAAAATCAATATTGTTAAAATTAAAAAAACAACCATTGAAAAATATGGTGTAATAAGTAAACAATGTGCTATAGAAATGGCTTTAAATACACAAAAAATTTTAAAAACAAATATTGCTATTAGTTTTACTGGAAATGCAGGACCTAATGCTCTAGAAAATAAACCGGTTGGTTTAGTATATGTAGGTATTGTTATCAATAATAATGTTTGATGTGAAGTGTTAAATATTTCAGGTAATAGAAACGAAATTAGATCAACTATAGTAGCAAAAGCAGTAGTTATTTTTAAAAAAAATTTATTAAGTTTTTAA
- the ffh gene encoding signal recognition particle protein codes for MSFADIMSKKVQKTLEKNLSKKTLTMENMEATIKEFRLILLEADVNFRVVKTLTNEIINKAKGEFIKEGLDQKEMLIKIIHDELTKIMGTKNVELDLSTNPTVIMIVGLQGSGKTTTISKLAKLLTDKYQKKCLLVAGDIYRPAAVEQLKVLGKQLNIEVFSQKNETPTNIVKNAQIYANKNKFDVILIDTAGRLHIDEKLMQELAEIRKITSPKEVLLVCDGMAGQDIINVAIEFNNTIPITGSIVTKLDGTAKGGSALSISYLTKIPVKFLGMGEKVTDLEVFYPERMAERILGMGDLTTLMEKAESIVSTRDVEETMNRMMLGQFDLNDLVNQMKQIQKMGKLGSLVKMIPGMSAKISDAKISDAETDLKIAEYIIASTTAQEREKPQILRYPTRKARVLKGSGRSEKELNKVLNQFEKTKKVMDQIAGQIKKGEMPNIPGLDKLIKS; via the coding sequence ATGAGTTTTGCTGACATTATGTCAAAAAAAGTACAAAAAACATTAGAAAAAAATTTAAGTAAAAAAACTTTAACCATGGAAAATATGGAAGCAACAATTAAAGAATTCAGATTAATTTTGTTAGAGGCTGATGTTAATTTTAGGGTGGTTAAAACTTTAACTAATGAAATTATTAATAAAGCAAAAGGTGAATTTATTAAAGAAGGCTTAGATCAAAAAGAAATGTTAATTAAAATTATTCATGATGAATTAACAAAGATTATGGGTACTAAGAATGTTGAATTAGATTTATCTACTAATCCTACTGTTATTATGATAGTTGGTTTACAAGGTTCTGGTAAAACAACAACAATATCTAAACTAGCAAAGTTGTTAACAGATAAATATCAAAAAAAATGTTTACTAGTTGCAGGAGATATTTATCGTCCAGCTGCTGTTGAACAATTAAAAGTTTTAGGAAAACAATTGAATATTGAAGTTTTTTCCCAAAAAAATGAAACCCCTACTAATATTGTTAAAAATGCTCAAATATATGCTAATAAAAATAAGTTTGATGTAATATTAATTGATACAGCTGGAAGATTACACATTGATGAAAAATTAATGCAAGAACTAGCAGAAATAAGAAAAATTACTTCACCAAAAGAAGTTTTACTTGTTTGTGATGGTATGGCAGGACAAGATATAATTAATGTTGCTATTGAGTTTAATAATACTATTCCTATTACTGGAAGCATAGTCACTAAATTAGATGGTACTGCTAAGGGTGGTTCAGCTCTTTCAATTTCTTATTTAACAAAGATTCCTGTTAAGTTCTTAGGAATGGGTGAAAAGGTAACTGATTTAGAGGTTTTTTATCCAGAAAGAATGGCAGAACGTATTTTAGGAATGGGTGATCTTACTACATTAATGGAGAAGGCCGAAAGTATAGTTTCAACTCGTGATGTTGAAGAAACTATGAATAGAATGATGTTAGGTCAATTTGATTTGAATGACCTTGTTAATCAAATGAAGCAAATTCAAAAAATGGGTAAATTGGGATCACTTGTAAAAATGATTCCTGGTATGTCTGCTAAAATTAGTGATGCTAAAATTAGTGATGCTGAAACTGATTTAAAAATAGCAGAATATATTATTGCTTCAACAACTGCTCAAGAACGTGAAAAGCCACAAATTTTACGTTATCCAACTAGAAAAGCAAGAGTATTAAAAGGCTCAGGTCGTTCAGAAAAAGAATTAAATAAAGTGTTAAACCAATTTGAAAAAACTAAAAAAGTTATGGATCAAATTGCTGGTCAGATTAAAAAAGGAGAAATGCCAAATATTCCAGGATTAGATAAGTTAATAAAAAGTTAG
- a CDS encoding Mbov_0397 family ICE element conjugal transfer ATPase encodes MKFLIPKTIKFVKLQIWRSVGLIDLLIILMVVGFASIIILLLQIDIIFKILAVILVGCATIPLTFYWQPRKKGWEIILLWFKFHSKNRYYKSEKNSQILVPFKKIISKNVMQLNVKNTNYTRALLLEGFNITLLSNEEASNKIKDLAAAFKIINISMSLIKIDMPLDITVQTNFYKEQLEKIDLENISEKAKLARKFQMISAINANNEIQNQNEMTQPFFYLFFYSSNQEKLKEEVNAFKNYISRSGVKASDINCFEMMVVYSKLINSNENASLEEMFTTKKEETVKSKDLTNDLAIKELLVHKNNLEFANCFQTVYNIYDYPFEVSAVWLANLVNIPNTSLIFTFNSISEESAKKQLNKAMQNLATLNFMTKSLSERRDYDYHYQSLNELLDQIAGGGEKIFNTNMYLLINGADRKQLKQNISTAEYEIKNNNMKFDKLYYRQLEAFLSVMPDSADWFKETGHEMPCLTIGASFPFLNQELNDKQGLFLGFNESGNKVFFDQRTKSSTRKNHNQLIIGTSGSGKSYTSKKEVNYQIMLGHKVIVIDPEREYRDLCNYHDGSWIDVGDGSSGNINPFQITLALSDDNTNDNNTRDILAPHMQFLEQFLNVATGGLTRNESSLLMIYVNLMYEKFGITSRTKIHLLKPNQFPIFQDLYDIIESDMVKEEEIRSKNELKNLLIILSRFATGGTDANLWNAHTNINSSSLLQVYDLYTLTQSGNKRLVNAQMFLILKYIENEVRKNKNDNEINNKQQWISITIDEAHLLIDKEFPAALLFMYQIVKRIRKYTGMINIITQNINDFLGSEEIKKYTTAIINSSQYLKVLNLQPHDLAALNELYSSYGGISANETDFIARAKVGECLFAISSLYRMCLNINVSDAEKQAIKNIKNKEIEN; translated from the coding sequence ATGAAATTTTTAATTCCTAAAACTATTAAATTTGTAAAATTACAAATTTGGAGAAGTGTTGGTTTAATTGATTTATTAATTATTTTAATGGTAGTTGGATTTGCTTCAATTATTATTTTATTGTTGCAAATTGATATTATTTTTAAAATATTAGCTGTTATTTTAGTTGGTTGTGCTACTATTCCGCTTACTTTTTATTGACAGCCAAGAAAAAAAGGATGAGAAATTATTTTATTATGATTTAAATTTCATAGTAAAAATCGTTATTATAAATCTGAAAAAAATTCACAAATATTAGTACCATTTAAAAAAATTATTAGTAAGAATGTGATGCAATTAAATGTGAAAAATACAAATTATACTAGAGCTTTATTATTGGAGGGTTTTAATATTACATTATTATCTAATGAAGAAGCCTCAAATAAAATTAAAGATTTAGCTGCAGCTTTTAAAATTATTAATATTTCTATGTCTTTAATAAAGATTGATATGCCTTTAGATATAACTGTACAAACTAATTTTTATAAAGAACAACTCGAAAAAATTGATTTAGAAAATATTAGTGAAAAAGCAAAATTAGCAAGAAAATTTCAAATGATATCAGCAATTAATGCTAATAATGAAATTCAAAATCAAAATGAAATGACGCAACCATTTTTTTACTTATTTTTTTATTCATCAAATCAAGAAAAATTAAAAGAAGAAGTAAATGCTTTTAAAAATTATATCAGTCGTAGTGGTGTTAAAGCTAGTGATATTAATTGTTTTGAAATGATGGTTGTTTATAGTAAATTAATAAATTCTAATGAAAATGCTTCCTTAGAAGAAATGTTTACTACAAAAAAAGAAGAAACTGTTAAAAGTAAAGATTTAACTAATGATTTGGCGATTAAAGAATTATTAGTTCATAAGAATAATTTAGAATTTGCTAATTGTTTTCAAACTGTTTATAACATATATGATTATCCATTTGAAGTTTCAGCAGTCTGATTAGCAAATTTAGTAAATATTCCTAATACTAGTTTAATCTTTACTTTTAATAGTATCAGTGAAGAAAGTGCTAAAAAACAATTGAATAAAGCTATGCAAAATTTAGCAACTTTAAATTTTATGACAAAATCATTATCAGAACGAAGAGATTATGATTATCATTATCAATCATTAAATGAATTATTAGATCAAATTGCTGGTGGTGGTGAAAAAATATTTAATACTAATATGTATTTGTTAATTAATGGTGCTGATCGTAAGCAACTTAAACAAAATATTAGTACTGCCGAATACGAAATAAAAAATAATAATATGAAGTTTGATAAATTATATTATCGTCAATTAGAAGCTTTTTTATCAGTAATGCCAGATAGTGCTGATTGATTTAAAGAAACAGGTCACGAAATGCCATGTTTAACAATAGGTGCTAGTTTTCCTTTTTTAAATCAAGAATTAAATGATAAACAAGGATTATTTCTTGGATTTAATGAAAGTGGTAATAAAGTATTTTTTGATCAAAGAACTAAAAGTAGTACTCGTAAAAATCATAATCAACTAATTATTGGTACTAGTGGTTCAGGAAAATCTTATACTTCTAAAAAAGAAGTAAATTATCAAATTATGCTTGGTCATAAAGTAATTGTTATTGATCCTGAACGTGAATATCGCGATTTATGTAATTATCATGATGGAAGTTGAATTGATGTTGGTGATGGTTCTTCTGGCAATATTAATCCATTTCAAATTACATTGGCACTGAGTGATGATAATACTAATGATAATAATACTCGTGATATTTTAGCACCACATATGCAATTCTTAGAACAATTTTTAAACGTTGCTACTGGTGGATTAACGAGAAATGAATCAAGTTTATTAATGATTTATGTAAATTTAATGTATGAAAAATTTGGTATTACTTCTCGAACAAAAATTCATTTATTAAAACCAAATCAATTTCCAATTTTTCAAGATTTATATGATATTATTGAATCTGATATGGTTAAAGAAGAAGAGATTAGAAGTAAAAATGAATTAAAAAATTTACTAATTATATTATCAAGATTTGCAACTGGTGGTACTGATGCTAATTTATGAAATGCTCATACTAATATTAATAGCAGTAGTTTATTACAAGTTTATGATTTATATACTTTAACGCAATCAGGGAATAAACGTTTAGTTAACGCTCAAATGTTTTTAATTTTGAAATATATTGAAAATGAAGTACGAAAGAATAAAAATGATAATGAAATTAATAATAAACAACAATGAATTTCAATTACTATTGATGAAGCCCATTTACTTATTGATAAAGAATTTCCAGCAGCATTATTATTTATGTATCAAATTGTTAAGAGAATTCGTAAGTATACAGGTATGATAAATATTATTACACAAAATATTAACGATTTTCTTGGTTCTGAAGAAATTAAAAAATATACTACTGCTATTATTAACTCAAGTCAATATTTAAAAGTATTAAACTTACAACCTCATGATTTAGCAGCATTAAATGAATTGTATTCTTCATATGGTGGCATTTCTGCTAATGAAACTGATTTTATTGCTCGTGCTAAAG
- a CDS encoding type I phosphomannose isomerase catalytic subunit, whose protein sequence is MNNSTSQIIFLKPAFIRKLWGSQKLAHKFNFDLPKNTPIGEAWLVSAHPNGMSYVLNGEYKGLSLAELFKQQPSLFANLDSSGNVINKEYPLLTKILDANDSLSVQIHPDDKFAEKNHQCLGKTECWYILECLPKGKVILGHNAKTKDQFNQWLVKEQWHKLLKYIPIKKDQFIYVPSLKIHGLLAHTMVFELQQSSDITYRLYDYGRKDELGNLRNLHLKEASTIVLAPDLNSSEANGHDNYLVDNKFFKLIKLINEGIKHYSYPNTRWLQISVLDGNGIIDNTSIKKGDSFILPNGYTDFCLSGNMLLMVAYC, encoded by the coding sequence ATGAATAATAGCACATCACAAATAATTTTTTTAAAACCTGCTTTTATTCGCAAATTATGAGGTAGTCAAAAATTAGCACACAAATTTAATTTTGATTTACCTAAAAATACACCAATTGGTGAAGCATGATTAGTTAGTGCTCATCCCAATGGAATGAGTTATGTTTTAAATGGCGAGTATAAGGGATTAAGTTTAGCAGAATTGTTTAAACAGCAACCCAGTTTATTTGCTAATCTTGATAGTTCAGGTAATGTGATTAATAAAGAATATCCGTTGTTAACAAAAATTTTAGACGCAAATGATAGTTTAAGCGTTCAAATTCACCCTGATGATAAATTCGCAGAAAAAAATCATCAATGTTTAGGAAAAACTGAATGTTGGTATATATTAGAATGTTTACCCAAAGGTAAAGTTATCTTGGGTCATAATGCTAAAACCAAAGATCAGTTTAATCAATGATTGGTAAAAGAACAATGACATAAACTATTAAAATATATTCCAATTAAAAAAGATCAATTTATTTATGTTCCTTCTCTAAAAATTCATGGCTTATTGGCACATACTATGGTTTTTGAACTACAACAATCATCAGATATTACATATCGTTTATATGATTATGGTCGTAAAGATGAACTTGGTAATTTACGAAATTTGCATTTGAAAGAAGCATCAACTATTGTTTTAGCTCCTGATTTAAATAGTAGTGAAGCTAATGGTCATGATAATTATTTAGTTGATAATAAGTTTTTTAAGTTAATTAAATTAATTAATGAGGGAATTAAGCATTATAGTTATCCTAATACTAGATGATTGCAAATCTCAGTATTGGATGGTAATGGTATAATTGATAATACTAGTATTAAAAAAGGTGACTCATTTATTTTACCAAATGGTTATACTGATTTTTGTTTAAGTGGAAACATGTTATTGATGGTTGCATATTGCTAA
- a CDS encoding recombinase RecA, with amino-acid sequence MNDQTIGAQARLMSKALRKISGNIAKTNCIVLFINQIREKVGIIYGNPEITPGGKALRFYSTIRLEVRKGEQLIKSNQIIGHKIKIKVVKNKVAPPFKTTSLDFCFEEGFSKISEIITIAVEKEVINKSGGWYTYEDVKLGQGKIKAKESLEANTFLLEQIKERIKF; translated from the coding sequence ATGAATGATCAAACAATTGGTGCTCAAGCGCGATTAATGTCTAAGGCATTACGAAAAATTAGTGGAAATATCGCAAAAACTAATTGTATTGTTTTATTTATTAATCAAATTCGAGAAAAAGTTGGTATTATATATGGTAATCCTGAAATAACACCCGGAGGAAAAGCATTACGTTTTTATAGTACAATTAGACTAGAAGTACGTAAAGGTGAACAATTAATCAAAAGTAATCAAATAATTGGTCATAAAATAAAAATAAAAGTTGTAAAAAATAAAGTAGCACCACCATTTAAAACAACAAGTCTTGATTTTTGTTTTGAAGAAGGATTTTCAAAAATTAGTGAAATCATTACAATTGCTGTTGAGAAAGAAGTTATTAATAAATCTGGTGGCTGATACACTTATGAAGATGTAAAATTAGGACAAGGAAAAATAAAAGCAAAAGAAAGTTTAGAAGCAAATACTTTTCTTTTAGAACAAATTAAGGAACGAATCAAGTTTTAA
- a CDS encoding HU family DNA-binding protein: MAKSNSKTKTEIIKIVAQKSDVTIALATNIIDLFFEEIKVEVANGGKINIPKFGIFETIIREARTGRNPQTGESIVISASKAPKFKASSEFKKHTNQQTETLAS, from the coding sequence ATGGCAAAAAGTAATTCTAAAACAAAGACAGAAATTATTAAGATAGTGGCGCAAAAGTCTGACGTCACAATTGCCTTAGCGACTAATATTATTGATTTATTTTTTGAAGAGATAAAAGTTGAAGTTGCAAATGGTGGTAAAATTAATATACCAAAATTTGGAATATTTGAAACTATTATTCGTGAAGCAAGAACAGGTCGTAATCCCCAAACTGGTGAATCTATTGTAATTAGTGCTTCTAAAGCACCTAAATTTAAAGCTAGTTCTGAATTTAAAAAACATACTAATCAACAAACAGAAACTTTAGCTTCTTAA
- a CDS encoding Holliday junction resolvase RecU: MFYANRGMFLETIINYTIEIINNEKQALIFKQNPPSLYQNNKIFKEKSNVDYHGVYHGKYLCFEAKSTKSLTLPWNNFKKHQLEYLENAFYLNAISFVIIYFSQHNAFFLVFWEKLKFLKVQKKALIYKKIEQNGYKLEIIYPFYLDFLKFLI, translated from the coding sequence ATGTTTTATGCTAACCGCGGAATGTTTCTTGAAACTATAATTAATTATACTATTGAAATTATAAATAATGAAAAACAAGCACTAATTTTTAAACAAAATCCACCAAGTTTATATCAAAACAATAAAATTTTTAAAGAAAAAAGTAATGTTGATTATCATGGAGTTTATCATGGTAAATATTTGTGTTTTGAAGCAAAAAGTACTAAGTCTTTAACATTACCATGAAATAATTTTAAAAAACATCAACTTGAATACTTAGAAAATGCTTTTTATCTTAATGCTATTAGTTTTGTTATTATTTATTTTTCACAACATAATGCCTTTTTCTTAGTTTTTTGAGAAAAATTAAAATTTTTAAAAGTTCAAAAAAAAGCACTGATATATAAAAAAATAGAACAAAATGGATATAAATTAGAAATTATATATCCATTTTATCTTGATTTTTTAAAATTTTTAATTTAA
- the rny gene encoding ribonuclease Y: MEKNMLAILSNISSQQFGMWVGISIFLAMIVGIIAGFLIRKMYLKIKEQQSFTNILKREKESQKLIQSSRADAKIEISKMKKDLYLEIEYRKEQNLEYEKLLNKRERKLSEREEIIETQTQNLYHQREIVKNVKLEYHQKIDQIIMELEKISGMSRNEAKDELFSKLKEKLSLEFNKIIKNHEYNIKLQSKELANNIVSEAIERYASNFIVDKSVSYVKLPNEEMKGRIIGKEGRNIKSFELTAGVDIIIDDTPETIQISSFNLIRREIATRALEDLVKDGRIHPIRIEEILRFHEQELNEGFKVDGKKIIDELKLTGFEPELVSYIGRLKYRTSYGQNVLLHSFEVAKLAGAMAAELGLDVNIAKRAGLLHDIGKAADYELEGSHVYNGVILAKKYGESDIIINAIHSHHGDVAKDNVYSSLVSAADTLSAARPGSRNNSLEEFITRIKEIEDLCKSVKGVEKAYAVQAGRQIRVIVDPKVINDFDAYILARNLKQKLEQMITIPGDIHITVIREVRATELINFLIN; this comes from the coding sequence ATGGAAAAAAATATGTTAGCTATATTATCAAATATAAGTAGTCAACAGTTTGGAATGTGAGTAGGTATATCAATTTTTCTAGCAATGATAGTAGGGATAATTGCTGGATTTCTAATTAGAAAAATGTATTTAAAAATTAAAGAACAACAAAGTTTTACTAATATTTTAAAGAGAGAAAAAGAATCTCAAAAATTAATTCAATCCTCAAGAGCCGATGCAAAAATTGAAATAAGTAAAATGAAAAAAGATTTGTATTTAGAGATTGAATATCGTAAAGAACAAAATTTAGAATATGAGAAACTTTTAAATAAAAGAGAACGCAAATTAAGTGAACGTGAAGAAATAATTGAAACACAAACACAAAATCTTTATCATCAACGTGAAATTGTAAAAAATGTTAAATTAGAATATCATCAAAAAATTGATCAAATTATTATGGAATTAGAAAAAATTTCTGGTATGAGTCGAAATGAAGCAAAAGATGAATTGTTTAGTAAATTAAAAGAAAAATTATCATTAGAATTTAATAAAATTATTAAAAATCATGAATATAATATTAAACTTCAATCTAAAGAGTTAGCCAATAATATTGTTAGTGAAGCAATAGAACGTTATGCAAGTAATTTTATTGTTGATAAGTCAGTATCATACGTTAAGTTGCCTAATGAAGAAATGAAAGGCAGAATTATTGGTAAAGAGGGTAGAAATATTAAATCTTTTGAGTTAACAGCAGGTGTAGATATTATCATTGATGATACGCCAGAAACAATTCAAATTTCTTCATTTAATCTGATCAGAAGAGAAATTGCAACTAGAGCTTTAGAAGATTTAGTTAAAGATGGAAGAATTCATCCAATTAGAATTGAAGAAATCTTGAGATTTCATGAGCAGGAATTAAATGAAGGTTTTAAAGTTGATGGTAAAAAAATTATTGATGAGTTAAAATTAACTGGTTTTGAACCAGAGTTAGTATCTTATATTGGAAGATTAAAATATCGTACAAGTTATGGTCAAAATGTTTTATTGCATTCCTTTGAAGTTGCCAAACTTGCAGGAGCAATGGCAGCTGAATTGGGTTTAGATGTTAATATTGCAAAACGTGCTGGTTTATTACATGATATTGGTAAAGCCGCTGATTATGAATTAGAAGGTTCACATGTTTATAATGGTGTGATTTTAGCAAAAAAATATGGTGAAAGTGATATTATTATTAATGCTATTCATTCTCATCATGGTGATGTTGCAAAAGATAATGTTTATTCTTCTTTAGTTTCAGCTGCTGATACATTATCAGCAGCTAGACCTGGTTCAAGAAATAATTCATTAGAAGAATTTATAACTAGAATTAAAGAAATTGAAGATTTGTGTAAATCTGTTAAAGGCGTAGAAAAAGCATATGCTGTTCAGGCCGGAAGACAAATTAGAGTTATTGTTGATCCTAAAGTTATTAATGATTTTGATGCTTATATATTAGCAAGAAACTTAAAACAAAAATTAGAACAAATGATTACAATACCAGGCGATATTCATATTACTGTTATTCGTGAAGTAAGAGCAACAGAATTAATTAATTTTTTAATTAATTAA
- a CDS encoding RidA family protein: MKNIIHTPNAPAAIGPYSQAIIAGDFLYISGQLPINSKTGKFIGTDISSQTKQSLLNIKAICEAANITLNNIVKVNIFLKDLNHFVEMNKVYGEIFGAHAPARAAVQVARIPKDALIEIEAIAYLK; this comes from the coding sequence ATGAAAAATATTATTCATACTCCTAATGCTCCTGCTGCCATTGGGCCATATAGTCAAGCAATAATTGCAGGTGACTTTTTATATATTTCTGGGCAATTACCAATTAATAGTAAAACAGGTAAATTTATTGGCACTGACATTTCTTCACAAACTAAACAAAGTTTATTAAATATTAAAGCAATTTGTGAAGCTGCTAATATTACTTTAAATAATATTGTAAAAGTTAATATTTTCTTAAAAGACTTAAATCACTTTGTTGAAATGAATAAAGTTTATGGAGAAATATTTGGTGCACACGCTCCAGCAAGAGCAGCAGTTCAAGTTGCTAGAATTCCCAAAGATGCATTAATTGAAATTGAAGCAATTGCTTATTTAAAATAA